A genomic region of Rickettsiales bacterium contains the following coding sequences:
- the rplK gene encoding 50S ribosomal protein L11 encodes MAKKITGYVKLQVPAGKANPSPPIGPALGQRGLNIMEFCKAFNAATQGIEPGTPIPVIITAYADRTFSFITKTPPVSFYLKKYSGVAKGSSTPGKGATVGKITWDQLREIAKVKMKDLNAHDVEAACAMLRGSALAMGLQVVGEA; translated from the coding sequence ATGGCTAAGAAAATTACTGGGTATGTTAAGTTGCAAGTTCCCGCCGGCAAGGCGAACCCGTCGCCCCCGATCGGTCCGGCGCTCGGTCAGCGCGGCCTGAACATCATGGAATTCTGCAAGGCGTTTAACGCTGCAACGCAGGGTATCGAACCCGGTACGCCGATTCCGGTTATCATCACCGCTTATGCCGACCGTACGTTTTCATTCATCACGAAGACGCCGCCGGTATCGTTCTACCTGAAGAAATATTCCGGTGTTGCCAAAGGTTCCAGCACCCCGGGCAAAGGCGCGACCGTAGGCAAGATCACCTGGGATCAGCTGCGCGAAATCGCAAAAGTTAAAATGAAAGATTTGAACGCTCACGATGTTGAAGCGGCTTGCGCCATGCTGCGCGGTTCCGCACTCGCGATGGGTCTGCAAGTTGTAGGGGAGGCGTAG
- the nusG gene encoding transcription termination/antitermination protein NusG, which translates to MAMRWYIIHAHSGFEKKVANSIKEQAAQRGITQMFEDIIVPTEEVVEIRRGKKTSAERKFFPGYVLIKMELTDESWHLVKNTQKVTGFLGGNGKPQAISEAEAESIFRQVKDGIEHPKSSVVYEIGESVKVTEGPFESFVGVVEEIDDEKNRIKVAVSIFGRSTPVELEFTQVEKVA; encoded by the coding sequence ATGGCAATGCGTTGGTATATCATACACGCCCATTCCGGTTTTGAGAAAAAGGTTGCCAATTCGATCAAGGAACAGGCGGCACAGCGTGGCATCACCCAGATGTTCGAGGACATTATCGTCCCGACGGAGGAAGTGGTTGAAATCCGCCGCGGCAAGAAGACCAGCGCGGAACGTAAATTCTTCCCGGGCTATGTGCTTATCAAGATGGAACTGACGGATGAATCCTGGCATCTGGTGAAAAATACCCAGAAAGTTACGGGATTCCTGGGGGGTAACGGCAAGCCGCAGGCTATTTCCGAAGCGGAAGCCGAGTCCATTTTCCGCCAGGTGAAGGACGGTATCGAGCATCCGAAAAGCTCGGTCGTGTACGAAATCGGCGAGTCGGTCAAGGTTACGGAAGGGCCGTTCGAGTCGTTCGTTGGCGTGGTCGAAGAAATCGACGACGAAAAGAACCGTATCAAGGTGGCGGTGTCCATCTTCGGTCGTTCTACGCCCGTGGAGCTGGAATTTACGCAGGTTGAGAAGGTGGCGTAA
- the secE gene encoding preprotein translocase subunit SecE, with protein sequence MNPAKFIREVRQEVNKVVWPDRKETTTSTMMVLVLIFLSAFFFWFVDSIISFAVRTILGLGA encoded by the coding sequence ATGAATCCTGCGAAGTTTATACGCGAAGTCCGCCAGGAAGTTAACAAGGTTGTCTGGCCTGACCGCAAGGAGACGACGACATCCACGATGATGGTGTTGGTGCTTATCTTCCTTTCGGCGTTCTTCTTCTGGTTTGTCGATAGCATCATTTCCTTCGCGGTGCGCACGATTCTTGGGCTTGGAGCATAA
- the rpmE gene encoding 50S ribosomal protein L31: MKEGIHPDYHPITIVMSDGTRYETRSTWGKAGDTMTLDVDPLTHPAWVGGVNIRKTGQMEKFTNKFSFLDVKSDKKA; encoded by the coding sequence ATGAAAGAAGGCATTCACCCCGATTATCACCCCATTACGATTGTAATGAGCGATGGCACGCGTTATGAAACCCGTTCCACCTGGGGTAAGGCCGGTGACACGATGACGCTGGACGTTGATCCGCTCACGCACCCGGCATGGGTTGGCGGTGTAAACATCCGTAAAACGGGCCAGATGGAGAAGTTCACCAACAAGTTCTCGTTCCTGGACGTAAAGAGCGACAAGAAGGCCTAA
- a CDS encoding UvrD-helicase domain-containing protein, producing the protein MQDTLESFSDTSGPLPIIAKLNPEQRAAVMATEGPVLVLAGAGTGKTRVLTTRIAHILSSRRAWPGQILAVTFTNKAAREMGERVEALLHGNRPQETEGGVPNRVSSLNWLGTFHSIAAKILRRHAEVLGFTSSFTILNADDQLRLIKQLSNDLGVDEKQNPAKQMLGIIQSWKDQGLVPEKISVADVGHGAGAKALLLYRAYQDRLKTLNAMDFGDLLLHNLTLFTEHPEIHKEIAGRFKYILVDEYQDTNVAQYLWLRLLAVGHKNICCVGDDDQSIYGWRGAEIGNILKFEKDFPGATVVRLERNYRSTGNILGAASQLIAHNTGRLGKTLWTEDDEGDKVRVCSLWDGDEEARFVGEETEAFQRSGSGLNDIAVLVRAGFQTRAFEERFLLIGVGYRVIGGLRFYERQEIRDAIAYLRIVSQPDDDLAFERIINTPRRGIGAATLEAIHSFGRAENISMTRATARLIESGKLKGKVAAALSALLSSFDRWRGLLGQQSIGEITDLVLDESGYRQMWKQETTPDAQGRLENLKELVRAMGEFETLTAFLEHVGLVMDMAEDSNGDMVSIMTLHAAKGLEFDHVFLPGWEEGLFPHQRSVDESGREGLEEERRLAYVGITRARKTCTISFAGSRRMYNQWQSNIPSRFLSELPKEHIEIVRGM; encoded by the coding sequence ATGCAAGATACTTTGGAATCATTCTCTGACACGTCCGGCCCATTGCCGATTATCGCGAAACTCAACCCTGAACAGCGTGCTGCCGTCATGGCTACGGAAGGGCCTGTTCTCGTGCTGGCAGGTGCAGGCACGGGGAAGACGCGGGTGCTTACGACCCGCATCGCGCATATTCTTTCCAGCCGTCGTGCCTGGCCGGGCCAGATTCTGGCTGTGACATTTACCAATAAGGCAGCGCGTGAAATGGGCGAGCGCGTGGAAGCGTTGCTGCACGGCAACCGTCCGCAGGAGACGGAAGGCGGAGTTCCGAACCGGGTTTCCTCTTTAAACTGGCTGGGTACGTTCCACTCGATCGCAGCGAAAATCCTGCGCCGCCATGCTGAGGTGCTCGGCTTCACTTCCAGTTTCACTATCCTTAATGCAGATGATCAGCTGCGTCTTATCAAGCAGCTTTCAAACGATCTGGGAGTCGACGAGAAACAGAATCCGGCTAAGCAGATGCTGGGGATCATTCAGAGCTGGAAAGACCAGGGGCTTGTGCCTGAGAAAATCAGCGTCGCGGATGTGGGGCACGGTGCCGGCGCAAAAGCGCTGTTGCTGTACCGGGCTTATCAGGACCGGCTGAAGACGCTCAATGCTATGGATTTCGGCGATTTATTGCTGCACAACCTGACATTATTCACCGAACATCCAGAAATTCATAAAGAGATAGCCGGGCGCTTTAAATATATATTGGTGGATGAATATCAGGATACTAATGTTGCGCAATATCTGTGGCTGCGGCTGCTGGCGGTGGGACATAAAAATATCTGCTGCGTAGGCGATGATGACCAATCCATCTATGGCTGGCGCGGGGCGGAAATCGGCAATATTTTGAAGTTCGAAAAAGATTTCCCGGGAGCGACCGTCGTGCGGCTTGAGCGTAATTACCGCTCTACGGGCAATATACTTGGCGCGGCTTCCCAGCTTATCGCCCATAATACGGGCCGCCTGGGCAAGACCTTGTGGACGGAGGATGACGAAGGCGACAAAGTGCGCGTCTGCTCACTTTGGGATGGCGATGAGGAAGCACGTTTTGTCGGAGAAGAGACTGAAGCCTTCCAGCGCTCCGGCAGCGGCCTTAATGATATTGCGGTGCTGGTGCGCGCAGGTTTCCAGACGCGTGCGTTTGAAGAACGCTTCCTGCTGATTGGGGTTGGGTATCGTGTGATCGGTGGCTTGCGTTTCTACGAGCGCCAGGAAATTCGCGATGCGATAGCGTATCTGCGTATCGTTTCCCAGCCGGATGATGATCTGGCGTTTGAGCGTATTATCAATACGCCGCGCCGGGGTATTGGGGCGGCAACGCTGGAAGCTATCCATAGTTTTGGCCGCGCTGAAAATATTTCCATGACACGTGCGACAGCGCGATTAATTGAATCCGGCAAGCTTAAAGGCAAGGTTGCCGCTGCGCTTTCGGCGCTGCTTTCTTCGTTTGATCGCTGGCGCGGGCTGCTCGGCCAGCAATCCATCGGCGAGATTACGGATCTGGTGCTGGATGAATCCGGTTACCGCCAGATGTGGAAACAGGAAACCACGCCGGATGCGCAAGGACGCCTGGAAAACCTGAAAGAGCTTGTGCGGGCAATGGGTGAATTTGAAACGCTGACGGCGTTCCTGGAACATGTCGGGCTCGTGATGGATATGGCTGAAGATTCCAACGGCGACATGGTCAGCATCATGACGCTGCATGCTGCCAAGGGGCTCGAGTTCGATCATGTGTTCCTTCCGGGCTGGGAAGAGGGGCTTTTCCCGCATCAGCGCTCGGTCGATGAGAGCGGACGGGAAGGGCTGGAAGAAGAGCGCAGGCTCGCTTACGTCGGCATCACGCGTGCGCGCAAGACCTGCACCATTAGCTTTGCGGGAAGCCGCCGCATGTATAACCAGTGGCAATCCAATATCCCCTCACGTTTCCTTAGCGAACTGCCCAAGGAACATATTGAGATTGTGCGGGGGATGTGA
- a CDS encoding DUF465 domain-containing protein has translation MSVESHIRSLQMKHAELETALTQEIAHPQADFYLIKDIKKQKLLIKEEISRLMHGLEVQRQSAS, from the coding sequence ATGTCAGTAGAGTCGCATATCAGAAGCCTGCAGATGAAACACGCTGAATTGGAAACCGCGCTGACGCAAGAAATAGCGCACCCGCAGGCTGATTTCTACTTGATCAAGGACATCAAGAAGCAGAAGCTCCTCATTAAAGAGGAAATTTCTCGCTTGATGCATGGGCTGGAGGTTCAGCGACAGTCCGCATCGTGA
- a CDS encoding phosphotransferase has translation MGKLSKTFFQELQSHYRDIGMVIHYEAIPQGSANSNYRVRTQTGNYFLKIIARQQEANLGRQLSFYRALSNSNIETICPIKNKEGDNVTHISGQKILLFPYMNITEPKITLRNAEALGRLTAALHNTAVSSASQLEQAKYNKKACLIALEGLNEVRRHKYLPYIEHISSIKDNLPKGFVFDDICPDNLYADKHSIRGFIDPENAGIGEYIFDIAGALIMCCFPRRNKFQLTRLFLQAYTKKRAHTKQEHDFLFEALIMVCVWLCLFFESRPSPAGHKKIAERLGYADMLLAMGRERFYRAIGQ, from the coding sequence ATGGGAAAACTCTCTAAGACATTCTTTCAAGAGCTGCAGTCGCATTATCGCGATATAGGGATGGTCATACACTATGAAGCGATCCCGCAAGGCTCCGCAAATTCCAACTATCGCGTCCGGACCCAGACTGGAAATTATTTTCTGAAAATCATCGCCAGACAGCAGGAAGCCAATCTTGGCAGGCAACTCTCTTTCTACCGTGCTCTATCAAACTCCAACATAGAAACTATCTGCCCTATCAAGAATAAAGAGGGAGATAATGTCACCCATATCAGCGGCCAAAAAATACTGCTGTTCCCTTACATGAATATCACCGAGCCGAAAATCACACTCAGGAATGCAGAGGCATTGGGCCGACTGACTGCGGCATTGCATAACACCGCCGTTTCATCCGCATCGCAGTTAGAACAGGCAAAGTACAACAAAAAAGCCTGCCTCATTGCTCTGGAGGGGCTTAATGAAGTCAGACGCCATAAATACCTGCCTTACATCGAACATATCAGCAGCATAAAAGACAACTTGCCGAAAGGTTTCGTGTTCGACGACATTTGTCCTGATAATCTCTATGCCGATAAACATTCCATTCGCGGCTTCATCGATCCTGAGAATGCGGGCATCGGCGAATATATCTTCGATATAGCGGGAGCACTTATCATGTGCTGTTTTCCGCGTAGAAATAAATTCCAGCTGACCCGCCTTTTCTTGCAGGCATATACAAAGAAGCGGGCGCATACAAAACAGGAACATGATTTCCTGTTCGAGGCACTCATTATGGTGTGCGTATGGCTATGCCTGTTTTTTGAATCCCGCCCCTCACCTGCCGGTCATAAGAAAATAGCCGAGCGCCTTGGATATGCCGATATGCTGCTGGCTATGGGCAGGGAACGTTTTTACCGGGCAATCGGTCAGTAA
- the rodA gene encoding rod shape-determining protein RodA: MHHSPLAKLTQLNWLLTTCIFLMALLGFAMMFSAAGGHMAPWASHQMMHFTFGFILMTVIAVTPVQTLLRYSYAIYIICLIVLVGIEVAGFIGKGAKRWIDVGGVNLQPSEIMKLAVILALARYFHSENQADINRLVHLVPPLLLVAVPAVFILRQPNLGTATILTFVGASLFYMAGVRTRYFLIIIAVGLMAAPVGWHFLHDYQKQRVMTFLHPEENPLGAGYNIMQSIIAIGSGGFFGKGYLHGSQGQLNFLPEKHTDFIFTMVAEEFGFLGCVFVLAVYLTLIGYGIAIGLRSRHTFGSFIAIGVSSMLFVHIIINTMMIMGLIPVVGVPLPMLSYGGSSMISILIGFGFMQNAYINRDVNLPRRVGLL; this comes from the coding sequence ATGCATCACTCACCTCTGGCAAAACTCACCCAACTTAACTGGCTTCTGACCACCTGCATCTTTCTCATGGCGCTACTGGGTTTTGCCATGATGTTTTCAGCGGCGGGCGGCCATATGGCCCCCTGGGCCTCGCACCAGATGATGCATTTCACGTTCGGCTTCATATTGATGACGGTCATTGCGGTCACACCGGTGCAGACGCTGCTGCGATATTCCTATGCCATCTACATTATTTGCCTGATCGTACTCGTGGGCATTGAAGTGGCAGGATTCATCGGCAAGGGCGCCAAGCGCTGGATCGATGTGGGAGGAGTAAACCTGCAACCTTCCGAAATCATGAAGCTCGCCGTTATCCTGGCGCTGGCACGTTATTTCCATTCCGAAAACCAGGCCGATATCAACCGTCTCGTCCATCTTGTTCCCCCGCTCCTGCTGGTGGCGGTTCCGGCCGTCTTCATTCTGCGCCAGCCCAACCTTGGAACGGCAACCATTCTTACCTTCGTCGGCGCTTCGTTATTCTATATGGCAGGTGTCAGAACACGCTATTTTCTTATTATCATTGCCGTAGGCCTGATGGCAGCGCCGGTCGGCTGGCATTTCCTGCATGACTACCAGAAACAACGCGTGATGACTTTCCTGCATCCCGAGGAAAACCCGCTCGGCGCAGGTTATAATATCATGCAGTCGATCATCGCCATCGGCTCCGGCGGCTTCTTCGGCAAAGGGTATCTGCACGGCTCGCAAGGACAGCTGAACTTCCTGCCGGAAAAACATACTGACTTTATCTTCACCATGGTCGCGGAGGAATTCGGCTTTCTGGGCTGCGTCTTCGTACTCGCCGTGTATCTCACGCTGATCGGCTACGGCATCGCCATCGGTCTGCGCAGCCGCCATACATTCGGCAGCTTCATAGCGATCGGCGTTTCTTCCATGCTGTTCGTCCATATCATCATCAACACAATGATGATCATGGGGCTCATCCCAGTGGTGGGAGTACCGCTGCCGATGCTTTCCTACGGCGGCAGCAGTATGATTTCCATCCTGATCGGATTCGGATTCATGCAGAACGCCTATATCAACCGGGATGTGAACCTGCCGCGAAGAGTGGGATTGTTATAA
- the aroC gene encoding chorismate synthase produces the protein MGNNSFGEIFSFTTWGESHGEAIGCVVDGVPPLIDLNEADIQHYLDKRKPAQSRFTTQRKESDTVKILSGVFEGKTTGTPISLLIQNEDQKSKDYGEIKDKFRPGHADYTYWKKYGIRDYRGGGRSSARETAMRVAAGAIARKILPENIKIRGAIIQIGTEKVNRDNWDWNEVNNNPFWCPDKEQVAKFESYLDSVRKSGSSVGAMIEVVAEGVPAGLGEPIYDKLDSDMACAMMTINAVKGVEIGDGMQVAGMRGEENADRMRMKDGEVQFLSNHAGGILGGISSGQPVVVRFAIKPTSSILTPVETIDIHGNNTDIVTKGRHDPCVGIRAVPVAEAMMACVLADHYLRHKVQR, from the coding sequence ATGGGTAACAACAGTTTCGGCGAGATTTTCTCATTTACGACCTGGGGCGAAAGCCATGGCGAGGCTATTGGCTGTGTCGTCGACGGCGTGCCGCCGCTGATTGATCTGAATGAAGCCGATATCCAGCATTATCTGGATAAGCGCAAGCCTGCCCAGTCACGTTTTACGACGCAGCGGAAGGAAAGCGATACGGTGAAGATTCTTTCCGGCGTGTTCGAGGGGAAGACGACGGGTACGCCGATCAGCCTGCTGATCCAGAACGAAGACCAGAAATCCAAGGATTACGGCGAAATCAAAGATAAGTTCCGTCCCGGCCATGCGGATTATACTTACTGGAAGAAATACGGTATTCGCGATTACCGTGGCGGCGGGCGCTCCTCGGCGCGTGAAACCGCCATGCGTGTGGCGGCCGGCGCGATTGCGCGCAAGATATTGCCTGAGAATATTAAAATCCGCGGTGCGATTATCCAGATCGGCACGGAGAAGGTCAATCGTGATAACTGGGACTGGAATGAAGTGAATAACAACCCGTTCTGGTGCCCCGATAAAGAGCAGGTTGCGAAGTTTGAAAGCTACCTGGATTCGGTACGTAAATCCGGCTCGTCTGTCGGTGCGATGATCGAGGTTGTAGCCGAGGGTGTGCCTGCAGGACTCGGCGAGCCTATCTATGACAAGCTCGATTCGGATATGGCTTGCGCGATGATGACGATCAACGCCGTCAAGGGCGTGGAGATTGGCGATGGAATGCAGGTAGCCGGTATGCGTGGCGAGGAAAATGCCGACCGGATGCGCATGAAGGATGGTGAGGTGCAATTCCTTTCCAATCATGCAGGCGGCATTCTCGGCGGTATTTCCAGCGGCCAGCCGGTCGTGGTACGCTTTGCGATCAAGCCGACCAGCTCCATCCTGACACCTGTTGAGACGATCGATATTCATGGCAATAACACGGACATCGTCACTAAGGGACGTCATGATCCATGCGTAGGAATTCGCGCCGTGCCGGTGGCGGAAGCGATGATGGCCTGTGTGCTGGCGGATCATTATCTGCGTCATAAAGTTCAGCGATAA
- the fabI gene encoding enoyl-ACP reductase FabI, whose product MTEEKEAAIPAGTLMKGKRGLIMGVANDKSLAWGISQYLAAQGAELAFTFQGEALEKRVRPLASSIGSTLVMPCDVTDEKSIDSVFETLGKEWGGLDFVVHAIGFSDKNELRGKYVDTSPANFAMTMNISCYSFTAVAKRAYPLMKNGGSLLTLTYYGAERVMPHYNVMGVAKAALEASVRYLAVDLGGDNIRVNAISAGPVKTLAASGIGDFRYILKWNELNAPLQRNTTLADVGGAALYLLSELGAGTSGEVLHVDSGYHVVGMKRVDAPDIAVAGAH is encoded by the coding sequence ATGACTGAAGAAAAAGAAGCGGCTATTCCGGCCGGTACGTTGATGAAGGGCAAACGCGGACTTATCATGGGCGTTGCCAATGACAAATCCCTCGCCTGGGGCATTTCGCAATATCTGGCGGCGCAGGGTGCGGAGCTTGCTTTCACTTTCCAGGGGGAGGCGCTTGAGAAACGCGTGCGTCCGCTGGCTTCTTCCATCGGTTCTACGCTTGTGATGCCATGCGATGTGACGGATGAAAAATCCATTGATTCCGTGTTCGAAACGCTTGGTAAGGAATGGGGCGGTCTGGACTTTGTCGTGCATGCGATCGGTTTCTCCGACAAGAATGAGCTGCGCGGTAAATATGTCGATACGAGCCCGGCGAATTTCGCCATGACGATGAACATTTCCTGCTACTCTTTCACTGCAGTGGCAAAGCGTGCTTATCCGCTGATGAAAAACGGCGGCAGTCTGCTCACACTTACCTATTACGGCGCTGAGCGCGTGATGCCGCATTATAACGTGATGGGCGTGGCGAAAGCCGCGCTGGAAGCAAGCGTGCGTTATCTGGCGGTGGATCTGGGCGGCGACAATATCCGCGTGAATGCCATTTCGGCCGGTCCGGTCAAGACGCTGGCTGCTTCGGGCATCGGCGATTTTCGCTATATTTTGAAGTGGAACGAGCTGAATGCGCCTTTGCAGCGTAACACGACGCTTGCAGATGTCGGCGGTGCGGCGCTTTACTTGCTGTCCGAATTGGGGGCAGGCACGAGCGGCGAAGTGCTGCATGTGGATTCCGGCTACCATGTGGTCGGCATGAAACGCGTAGATGCGCCGGATATTGCGGTCGCAGGCGCTCACTAG
- a CDS encoding 1-deoxy-D-xylulose-5-phosphate reductoisomerase, with the protein MTRSVTILGSTGSIGESTVRLLRQHPEKFSVTAITAYDNVAKLAAQAKELGCKRAVIGNEERYAELKSALSGTGIEAAAGSEAVTEAARMDADIVIAAIVGAAGLLPALAAIERGATVALANKECLVCAGDIVMEAVQKHNATLLPVDSEHSAIFQILDAKQPETIDKIIVTASGGPFREYSFEQMKKVTVEEALRHPTWNMGAKITIDSATMMNKGLEIIEAWHLFPVKPSQIEVLVHPESIIHSMVSYIDGSVLAQLGTPDMITPIAYALAWPTRITSGAKPLDLAAMGRLSFFPPDPQRFPSLRLSRTAMETGGSAPAVLNAANEIAVARFLKKEVAFTDIIRIIEATLERMPAVHLHSIDDVMATDAQARAIAANI; encoded by the coding sequence ATGACACGCAGCGTTACCATACTCGGCTCAACCGGCTCCATCGGAGAGAGCACTGTCCGGTTGCTCAGGCAGCACCCGGAAAAATTCAGCGTCACAGCCATTACCGCATATGATAATGTAGCCAAACTTGCCGCGCAGGCAAAGGAACTCGGCTGCAAACGTGCCGTCATCGGCAATGAAGAACGTTACGCGGAACTAAAATCAGCCCTTTCAGGCACAGGAATCGAAGCTGCAGCAGGCAGCGAGGCTGTTACGGAAGCCGCCCGTATGGATGCGGATATCGTAATCGCCGCCATTGTCGGCGCTGCCGGATTATTGCCGGCACTTGCCGCAATCGAGCGTGGCGCCACCGTGGCGCTTGCCAACAAAGAATGCCTTGTCTGTGCTGGCGATATCGTGATGGAAGCAGTGCAGAAGCATAACGCCACCTTGCTCCCGGTAGATTCCGAACATAGCGCAATCTTTCAGATACTGGATGCGAAGCAACCCGAAACGATCGACAAAATCATCGTCACCGCATCCGGCGGCCCGTTCCGCGAATATAGCTTTGAGCAGATGAAGAAGGTGACGGTAGAAGAAGCGCTGCGCCATCCCACCTGGAACATGGGTGCAAAAATCACCATCGACTCCGCCACTATGATGAACAAGGGGCTGGAGATTATCGAAGCCTGGCACTTATTCCCGGTGAAGCCTTCGCAGATCGAAGTGCTCGTCCACCCCGAATCCATTATCCATAGTATGGTCTCTTACATTGACGGCTCCGTGCTCGCGCAGCTCGGCACACCGGACATGATCACTCCCATTGCTTACGCGCTCGCCTGGCCCACGCGTATCACCAGCGGCGCAAAGCCGCTTGATCTCGCCGCCATGGGCCGCCTGAGTTTCTTCCCGCCGGACCCACAACGCTTTCCTTCTTTACGCTTAAGCCGGACAGCCATGGAAACAGGCGGTAGCGCACCCGCAGTGCTCAACGCCGCCAATGAGATTGCTGTCGCGCGCTTCCTGAAAAAAGAAGTGGCGTTTACCGATATTATCCGCATCATAGAAGCCACACTGGAACGCATGCCTGCCGTCCATCTGCATAGCATAGATGACGTTATGGCAACGGATGCGCAAGCCAGAGCGATCGCTGCAAACATATAA
- the rseP gene encoding RIP metalloprotease RseP produces MLPILHFLQTPLSFLAVIFLLVFVHEMGHYLVAKLCGVRIETFSIGFGRELWGRNDKSGTRWRISAIPLGGYVKMFGDASEYSSPSDDVDTLPEAEKRFTFYHKSLLKKTAIVAAGPIANFILSIVIFTVFIAMVGLSSTEPVVGGVVENSAAQAAGLQAGDRIIAIDDETVDTFNDIPRIIFTNLGTPVTLKIKRSDKTFPLTLTPKMVTEQDALGNTVTHPLIGIKSREIKMQNVGLPRAVWEATLRTYNICSTNLRAIGQIITGKRNFGSSVTGPIGIAKMSGEAANEGIGVLFMLMAYLSANLGLINLFPIPVLDGGHLLYYAIEAARGKPMARKFQEYGLRVGMAFIAMLMTYVIINDIHKWLLTLSKHN; encoded by the coding sequence ATGTTACCCATATTGCATTTTCTACAAACGCCCCTGTCCTTTCTGGCAGTCATATTTTTACTCGTGTTCGTGCATGAGATGGGGCACTACCTCGTCGCCAAACTCTGCGGTGTCAGGATCGAGACCTTTTCCATCGGTTTTGGCAGGGAATTATGGGGCAGAAACGACAAATCCGGAACACGCTGGCGTATAAGCGCCATACCTCTTGGCGGTTATGTAAAGATGTTCGGCGATGCTTCGGAATACAGCAGCCCTTCGGATGATGTGGATACATTGCCTGAAGCAGAAAAACGCTTCACTTTTTATCATAAATCCCTGCTCAAAAAGACCGCTATTGTTGCCGCCGGACCGATTGCCAACTTCATTCTTTCAATCGTTATCTTCACAGTCTTCATTGCCATGGTGGGCCTTTCTTCCACAGAACCTGTAGTGGGCGGAGTTGTGGAGAATTCCGCGGCGCAGGCAGCCGGGCTTCAGGCCGGAGACCGTATCATTGCTATCGATGACGAAACGGTTGACACATTTAACGACATCCCGCGCATCATATTCACTAATCTTGGAACGCCGGTCACATTGAAAATAAAGCGCTCAGATAAAACCTTCCCCCTTACCCTCACCCCTAAAATGGTGACAGAGCAGGATGCTTTGGGCAATACAGTTACGCATCCGCTCATCGGCATTAAGAGCCGTGAGATAAAAATGCAGAATGTCGGCTTACCCCGCGCCGTATGGGAGGCCACGCTCAGAACCTACAATATCTGCTCCACCAATTTGCGCGCTATCGGTCAGATCATCACAGGCAAGCGCAATTTCGGCAGCAGCGTTACCGGCCCCATAGGCATTGCAAAAATGTCCGGCGAGGCAGCCAATGAAGGCATTGGCGTACTGTTCATGCTAATGGCGTATCTGTCAGCCAATCTTGGCCTGATCAATCTTTTCCCCATTCCTGTGCTGGACGGAGGTCATCTTCTGTATTATGCGATCGAAGCCGCGCGCGGCAAACCCATGGCACGCAAGTTTCAGGAATACGGGCTAAGAGTTGGTATGGCTTTTATTGCCATGCTGATGACCTATGTCATTATCAACGATATCCATAAATGGCTGCTGACCCTGTCCAAACATAATTAA